One Sphingobacteruim zhuxiongii DNA window includes the following coding sequences:
- a CDS encoding methylenetetrahydrofolate reductase, giving the protein MKIVEHIKNAKGKPLYSFELLPPAKGQGIQSIFKTMDELMEFKPPFIDVTYHREDYLYKQHSSGLLERVAYRKRPGTVAICAAIMSKYKVDAVPHLICGGFTKEETENALIDLNFLGIDNVLVLRGDARKGDSDFIPTVGGHAYATDLLEQVVDMNNGRYLHEDIEFSEKTDFCIGVAGYPEKHFEAPNFNTDFKWLKKKVEMGAEFIVTQMFFNVNKYKEFVTKCREHGINVPIIPGLKPLTTKNQLITLPRIFHLDIPEELSEAVDACKTNADVRQVGEEWLVQQCKELIEFGAPVLHFYTMSNPGPTKKIVEKLV; this is encoded by the coding sequence ATGAAAATCGTAGAGCACATTAAGAACGCCAAGGGAAAGCCCCTATATTCATTCGAATTATTGCCGCCAGCAAAAGGCCAGGGGATTCAAAGTATATTCAAGACGATGGATGAACTAATGGAATTCAAACCTCCATTTATTGATGTTACATACCATCGTGAAGATTACCTTTATAAGCAGCATTCTAGCGGTTTGTTGGAACGCGTAGCTTATCGTAAGCGTCCCGGAACTGTTGCTATTTGTGCAGCTATCATGAGTAAGTATAAAGTCGATGCGGTTCCGCACTTAATTTGTGGTGGATTTACCAAAGAAGAGACTGAGAATGCTTTGATAGATCTAAACTTTTTGGGTATAGATAATGTGTTAGTATTACGTGGAGATGCTAGAAAGGGAGATTCAGACTTTATTCCAACAGTTGGTGGGCATGCTTACGCAACTGATTTATTGGAGCAGGTTGTCGATATGAATAATGGACGTTACTTGCATGAAGATATTGAATTCTCTGAAAAAACTGATTTTTGTATCGGCGTAGCGGGATATCCAGAAAAGCATTTTGAAGCGCCAAATTTCAATACTGATTTCAAATGGTTGAAAAAGAAAGTAGAAATGGGGGCTGAGTTTATTGTAACTCAGATGTTTTTCAACGTTAATAAATACAAAGAATTTGTAACCAAATGTAGAGAGCATGGAATCAATGTTCCTATTATCCCAGGCTTAAAACCACTAACAACAAAGAATCAGCTGATCACGCTACCTCGTATCTTTCACCTAGATATCCCTGAGGAGCTTAGCGAGGCTGTAGACGCTTGTAAAACCAATGCCGATGTACGTCAAGTGGGTGAGGAGTGGTTGGTTCAACAGTGTAAAGAACTTATTGAATTTGGAGCGCCAGTTCTTCACTTCTATACAATGAGTAACCCTGGACCTACCAAGAAAATAGTTGAAAAGCTCGTGTAG
- the rimM gene encoding ribosome maturation factor RimM (Essential for efficient processing of 16S rRNA): MTIDQSFYIGYVSKTRGLKGEVQLFFEFEDYMELDFDVLFLEVNKKLVPYFVDQIKMHNNSTAYATFEDIDHIDKAQVLVRKKMYLPLAQKPERDPDDFRYTDLVGYLAVEEEEGELGEITQVQEMPQQFIATVDMDGTEVMFPLNEKFIVGIDPEEQVVVLRLPEGLIDMYFEQ; the protein is encoded by the coding sequence ATGACAATCGATCAAAGCTTCTATATTGGCTACGTTAGTAAAACCCGCGGTTTGAAAGGTGAAGTACAATTGTTCTTCGAATTTGAAGACTACATGGAACTCGATTTTGATGTGCTTTTTTTGGAGGTGAATAAGAAACTTGTGCCGTATTTTGTCGATCAGATAAAGATGCACAACAACAGTACAGCCTATGCTACATTTGAAGACATCGATCATATTGATAAAGCGCAAGTATTGGTGCGTAAGAAAATGTATCTCCCATTAGCACAAAAGCCTGAACGTGATCCTGACGATTTTAGATATACCGATCTTGTCGGTTATCTTGCGGTAGAGGAAGAAGAAGGAGAGTTGGGCGAAATCACACAGGTTCAAGAAATGCCACAGCAATTTATTGCAACAGTGGATATGGATGGAACAGAGGTGATGTTCCCATTGAACGAAAAGTTTATTGTCGGCATTGATCCTGAAGAACAAGTCGTTGTACTTCGACTTCCTGAAGGACTGATAGATATGTATTTCGAGCAGTAA
- a CDS encoding SusC/RagA family TonB-linked outer membrane protein, translating into MCKKRFKRAFLASTFYPITSVLTLALLTPDAVLASNLKESSSIHAVAFQEVISGTIKGASGPLSAVTISVKEDPKTVSSTDENGAFSINAKVGQTLVISAVGYEKVERKIESNNMSIDLEESVNSLDEVVVVGYGIQQKKESLTGALQNVSGQKLRDVTTPSVENMLNGKAAGVYVAPGTGRPGTRGAVVIRGQASVNGVTSPLWVIDGVIVGYSPGDLNPDDISNLTVLKDAASTSIYGSQGANGVVVVTTKAPRAQKMQLSYSTKLGFNQLTNGNLEMMNGSELYDYFASFQNASDIKFPRWNEDLRNSNFDWWDVAVRNGFTQNHNVSLQGGNETLQSYLSLGYYNELGAVKGFSYDRYNVRLNTVYKPFEWLSIKPSIVGALRGTDDRQYSTGAMVTNLPWDSPYDAEGKLVPHRYSGWVNNASTNYLYDLQWNHSDTKNYELQGNFDFDVRLTDWLTFSSVNSYRTNLYSSAGYTDPRSNAGESVLGRIAEYRLDNTRRYTNQLLRFNKTWDKHSLNGIVAYEFNDFNEKIIDIYGTGFLPGFEVLDVVARPERTKGSITEWATQSYLSNVNYAYDNRYLAQASFRRDGASNFGSDVKYGNFFSISGAWNIHNESWFDVEKINSLKLRAAYGSVGNKPTSLYPQYDLYSISTGSGYNGTPGALITQIGNPNLQWENTYTAGFGLDAAFFNNRLRLTADYYNKTTDNVLFQVPVTGLIGVNSIWRNVGEMQNKGYELTIGGDIIKKGDWLWSMDVNLGHNKNKLTELYKTLVNGQLVAKPIIASDNSGIAGSAQRLLEIGSPVDTYYMIEWAGVNPDNGKPMWYKDDLDAEGNVIGKSTTENYAAANYRKVGNAAPDLFGGFSTFVAYKAFDLSANFGFSLGGQKYNYARQELDADGTYVDRNQMKLQDGWNRWEKPGDIATHPVARYNNSYNANKASTRYLESNDFLRLRSLAVGYSIKLPQYHLSNVRVFLSGENLFTWTNYSGVDPEATINPDNGKLLETASPSVYPATRKFMFGLNVTF; encoded by the coding sequence ATGTGCAAAAAAAGATTTAAAAGAGCCTTTCTTGCCAGTACATTTTATCCAATCACATCGGTACTGACATTAGCTCTACTTACTCCAGATGCTGTTTTAGCGTCAAACCTCAAGGAGTCAAGTTCAATTCATGCTGTTGCTTTTCAGGAAGTAATTTCCGGAACAATCAAAGGTGCCTCAGGACCTTTAAGTGCTGTAACAATTAGCGTCAAAGAAGATCCTAAGACCGTCTCTTCTACTGATGAGAATGGTGCGTTCTCAATCAACGCTAAAGTAGGTCAAACCTTGGTAATCTCTGCAGTAGGTTATGAAAAGGTAGAACGTAAAATCGAGTCAAACAACATGAGCATCGACTTAGAAGAGTCGGTCAATTCATTAGATGAAGTTGTTGTTGTAGGGTACGGTATTCAACAGAAAAAAGAAAGTTTAACGGGTGCATTACAAAATGTTAGTGGACAAAAACTTAGAGATGTAACAACACCATCGGTTGAAAACATGTTAAATGGTAAGGCAGCCGGTGTATATGTTGCTCCAGGAACAGGACGTCCTGGTACGCGTGGCGCCGTTGTTATCCGTGGACAAGCATCTGTTAATGGTGTTACAAGTCCGTTATGGGTTATTGATGGGGTTATCGTTGGTTATTCGCCGGGCGACTTGAATCCAGATGATATCTCCAACTTAACCGTATTAAAAGATGCTGCATCAACATCCATCTATGGTTCTCAAGGTGCCAACGGTGTTGTTGTCGTAACTACAAAAGCGCCAAGAGCACAAAAAATGCAGCTTAGCTATTCGACAAAGCTTGGTTTCAACCAATTGACGAATGGTAATCTTGAAATGATGAATGGTAGCGAGCTATATGATTACTTCGCTTCATTTCAAAATGCAAGTGATATCAAATTTCCTAGATGGAATGAAGATTTAAGAAATTCAAACTTCGATTGGTGGGATGTTGCAGTTCGCAATGGTTTCACTCAAAACCACAATGTTTCATTACAAGGTGGTAACGAGACATTGCAATCCTATTTATCATTAGGGTACTATAATGAGCTTGGAGCTGTTAAAGGATTCAGCTATGACCGCTATAATGTACGTTTAAATACAGTTTACAAACCATTCGAATGGTTAAGTATTAAACCTTCAATCGTTGGAGCGCTAAGAGGTACTGACGATAGACAATATAGCACAGGTGCTATGGTTACCAACCTTCCTTGGGATAGCCCTTACGATGCAGAAGGGAAATTAGTACCACATCGCTACAGTGGATGGGTAAATAATGCGAGTACAAACTATCTTTATGACTTGCAATGGAACCATTCGGATACTAAAAATTACGAGCTACAAGGTAATTTTGACTTCGATGTAAGACTAACCGACTGGTTGACATTTTCATCTGTCAATAGCTACCGTACGAACCTTTACTCATCAGCAGGATATACAGACCCTCGCTCGAACGCAGGAGAAAGTGTTTTAGGACGTATTGCTGAGTATCGATTAGATAACACACGTCGTTATACCAACCAATTATTGAGATTTAACAAAACATGGGACAAGCATTCCTTGAACGGTATTGTGGCTTATGAATTCAATGATTTCAATGAAAAAATAATTGATATATACGGAACAGGCTTCTTACCTGGCTTCGAAGTATTGGACGTTGTTGCAAGACCAGAACGCACAAAAGGTTCAATTACAGAGTGGGCTACACAATCCTACCTTTCAAATGTTAACTATGCATATGACAACCGATATTTAGCGCAAGCATCTTTCCGTAGAGATGGTGCTTCAAACTTCGGTTCAGATGTTAAATATGGTAATTTCTTCTCTATCAGTGGTGCATGGAATATCCACAATGAGAGTTGGTTTGATGTAGAGAAAATCAATAGTTTAAAACTTCGTGCAGCGTACGGGTCGGTAGGTAATAAACCGACTTCATTATACCCGCAATACGACCTTTATTCTATTAGTACTGGATCAGGTTATAATGGTACTCCTGGAGCATTGATTACACAAATTGGTAATCCAAATCTACAATGGGAGAATACATACACTGCTGGCTTCGGCTTAGATGCAGCATTCTTCAATAACCGCTTGCGCTTAACTGCAGATTACTACAACAAAACAACAGACAATGTATTGTTCCAAGTTCCTGTTACGGGTCTAATTGGTGTTAACTCAATCTGGAGAAACGTTGGAGAGATGCAAAATAAAGGTTATGAATTAACTATCGGTGGTGATATCATTAAAAAAGGCGATTGGTTATGGAGTATGGATGTTAATCTAGGTCACAACAAAAACAAACTAACCGAGCTTTACAAAACGTTAGTTAATGGTCAACTTGTTGCTAAGCCAATTATCGCTTCTGATAACTCGGGTATAGCAGGATCGGCACAACGATTATTAGAAATCGGATCTCCGGTGGATACGTATTACATGATCGAATGGGCTGGCGTAAATCCGGATAACGGTAAACCAATGTGGTATAAAGACGATCTTGATGCCGAAGGAAATGTAATCGGAAAAAGCACAACAGAAAACTATGCTGCCGCAAACTACAGAAAAGTAGGAAATGCAGCTCCTGATTTATTTGGTGGTTTCAGTACTTTCGTTGCGTACAAAGCTTTCGACTTATCTGCAAACTTTGGTTTTTCTCTAGGTGGTCAGAAATACAACTATGCACGTCAAGAGTTAGATGCTGACGGAACATATGTTGATAGAAATCAAATGAAATTACAGGATGGTTGGAATCGTTGGGAAAAACCAGGTGACATCGCAACCCATCCAGTTGCACGATACAACAATTCGTACAATGCAAACAAAGCATCTACTAGATATTTAGAAAGCAATGACTTCTTACGATTAAGATCATTAGCTGTAGGTTATTCTATTAAATTACCTCAATACCACTTAAGTAATGTAAGAGTATTCTTATCGGGTGAAAACCTTTTCACTTGGACAAACTACTCGGGTGTAGATCCAGAGGCGACAATCAATCCGGATAACGGAAAGTTATTGGAAACTGCGTCCCCATCGGTCTATCCGGCTACGCGTAAGTTTATGTTTGGTTTAAATGTTACATTTTAA
- a CDS encoding UvrD-helicase domain-containing protein, whose translation MSGKAPLKIVKASAGSGKTFSLTVHYLSLLLAKESNYREILAVTFTNKATAEMKDRILSVLHGLAIAAPHLDIESYRSQILSQFPEWDRNTLQEKAYRVYRRILHDYSHFSVSTIDGFSQKVIRSFTYELNLDAAYAIEMNTNKVKKDLTIMLNQLLDEKPELLEWIISYAEQKIANNENWNYRQQLMSLAGLIFSENFQEFDAYLLAADTNQVFNLLQKEIGEKSQTFIAAFSQAIEAFRTTFNSLGIDESDMKGKSRNKLVSAAKTDSNLHKVNEGELQKIFDKYLLLLDNDEAFTDQNKEVRYDLQIGIQPALQTIFNIHQLFPSFIAYKAVEANLYFLRLLKEMSDLLSLWRKEHASQLISDSQILLNKLGLDENNDPTFIWEKIGNRYNYFLFDEFQDTSRIQWKNYSPLLLNALANAQGKISEHLIVGDVKQSIYRWRNGDWRILLQQVEQQVSDSFHLNEQSKLQFIEQGALLTNYRSLPNIVKLNNYLFSSIPNLMQQVLNEQVLSTLNNEGKAWWHSTGNDQMLIKAYEGSQQELPAHLLNESANQGSIEISLLPVENGMRRRNQVEEASIEALCEKIAEWISTGRYKASQIGILVRSNAQARILIQELMDYKNTHQLTYEVISGDALTLVSNQAILLLIETFKALVYQSDKHVVQLANIAYLFQLSKGESTFNQSYWLKFRHNEIEELRGLIPDELIDQWDALQKMPLIHLSEKLIEIYSLTKDNSIHLPYLLAFKDIISSFSAMGERGLIQFLEYWLEDGEKAVLPSNGKVDAIEVTTIHKSKGLAYDVVMLPFCSWSLDGMTRGDFWINVDNSPFAMLGKIPIKYSKTLGNSIFYQQYYEEMLFNYMDALNTFYVANTRAKQHLYLSAPQFKPDVDKKTGEIKGYIASNEYISDLLIEALTADEAVFKLENNQINIQNIISEDKKSNKKDSDFIALNHYPISNVLEKEWEHATSRSINNILMMEKAAQYGVLAHEIISEAAQEEDIDRLVDKFIQEGILPISDKEALLLEIHEVWNQPLINSWLKGDYKIWNEASILTAEGETIRPDKVFTSPTSTIVLDFKFTQGDYVGHKAQVDKYMKAIRNVGYENVKGYLYYAKSKELVEVI comes from the coding sequence ATGTCAGGAAAAGCACCTCTAAAAATCGTAAAGGCTTCTGCCGGATCGGGAAAAACATTCAGTCTAACAGTTCATTACCTTAGTTTATTACTTGCCAAGGAAAGCAACTATAGAGAAATCTTAGCTGTCACTTTCACCAACAAAGCGACAGCGGAGATGAAAGATCGAATCCTAAGTGTACTCCATGGATTAGCAATCGCAGCCCCTCACCTCGACATAGAAAGCTACCGCAGCCAAATATTGTCCCAATTTCCAGAATGGGATAGGAACACCTTACAAGAAAAAGCGTATCGTGTATATCGGCGCATCCTTCATGACTACAGTCATTTCTCTGTAAGTACCATCGATGGGTTCTCTCAAAAAGTAATCCGCAGCTTTACATACGAGCTCAATCTGGATGCAGCTTATGCTATAGAAATGAATACCAACAAGGTAAAGAAGGATCTGACAATCATGCTAAACCAGCTATTGGACGAAAAACCAGAACTCTTGGAATGGATTATTTCTTATGCCGAGCAAAAGATCGCGAACAATGAGAATTGGAACTATAGGCAGCAATTGATGTCGCTTGCTGGACTAATATTCTCAGAGAATTTTCAGGAGTTCGATGCCTATTTGTTAGCTGCAGATACGAATCAAGTCTTTAATTTATTACAGAAAGAAATCGGCGAGAAATCGCAAACCTTTATAGCCGCCTTCTCACAAGCAATAGAAGCTTTCAGAACCACTTTCAATTCCTTGGGTATTGATGAGTCAGACATGAAAGGAAAGTCACGAAACAAGCTTGTATCAGCCGCTAAAACGGATAGCAACCTCCATAAGGTCAATGAAGGTGAATTACAAAAGATCTTTGATAAGTACCTACTTCTTCTGGACAATGATGAGGCTTTTACAGACCAAAACAAGGAAGTACGATATGATTTGCAAATCGGTATCCAACCAGCACTTCAAACTATCTTCAATATACACCAATTGTTTCCAAGCTTTATCGCTTATAAAGCGGTTGAAGCAAACTTGTATTTCCTACGTCTACTAAAGGAAATGAGTGACTTACTAAGCCTTTGGCGCAAAGAACATGCATCGCAACTTATTTCAGACTCTCAAATTCTACTCAATAAACTAGGGCTTGATGAAAACAATGATCCAACGTTTATTTGGGAGAAGATTGGCAATCGATATAATTATTTCTTGTTCGATGAATTCCAAGATACGTCAAGAATACAGTGGAAAAACTACAGTCCGCTCTTGCTTAACGCTCTTGCAAATGCGCAAGGTAAAATTAGTGAACACCTTATCGTAGGTGATGTGAAACAAAGTATTTATCGCTGGCGAAATGGAGATTGGAGAATATTATTGCAGCAAGTAGAACAACAAGTCAGTGATTCGTTTCACTTGAACGAGCAGTCCAAGCTACAATTTATTGAACAGGGCGCTTTATTGACCAATTATCGAAGCCTTCCGAATATTGTTAAGCTGAATAATTACTTATTCAGTAGTATACCAAACCTAATGCAGCAAGTACTAAACGAGCAAGTGCTAAGCACATTGAATAATGAAGGTAAAGCATGGTGGCATTCGACAGGCAATGATCAAATGTTGATAAAAGCATACGAGGGAAGCCAACAAGAATTACCAGCACATTTATTGAATGAATCAGCAAATCAAGGCTCTATCGAAATCTCTCTTCTTCCTGTTGAAAACGGCATGAGACGAAGAAACCAAGTGGAAGAAGCATCAATTGAAGCGCTTTGTGAGAAAATTGCTGAATGGATAAGCACCGGGCGTTATAAAGCATCTCAAATTGGAATTCTTGTTCGCAGCAATGCACAAGCGAGAATTTTAATACAAGAGCTGATGGATTATAAGAATACACATCAACTAACTTATGAAGTGATTTCCGGTGATGCTTTAACACTCGTGTCCAACCAAGCCATTTTGTTACTCATTGAAACTTTTAAAGCATTAGTATATCAATCAGATAAGCATGTTGTTCAACTCGCTAATATTGCTTACCTATTTCAATTAAGTAAGGGGGAGTCTACTTTCAATCAAAGCTATTGGTTGAAATTTAGACATAACGAAATTGAGGAACTACGAGGTTTAATTCCCGACGAATTAATCGACCAATGGGATGCTCTTCAAAAGATGCCATTGATTCATCTTTCTGAAAAACTAATTGAGATTTATTCTTTAACAAAGGACAACAGCATACACCTTCCCTATCTACTTGCCTTCAAAGACATAATCAGTTCTTTTTCCGCAATGGGTGAACGCGGCCTTATCCAATTCTTAGAATATTGGTTAGAGGATGGCGAAAAGGCTGTGCTACCTAGCAATGGAAAAGTTGATGCAATTGAAGTAACAACGATACATAAGTCAAAAGGACTTGCTTATGATGTTGTCATGCTACCATTTTGTTCTTGGAGCTTGGATGGTATGACTCGAGGCGACTTTTGGATCAATGTAGATAATAGCCCATTCGCTATGCTCGGAAAAATTCCAATCAAATACAGTAAAACACTTGGAAATTCTATCTTCTATCAGCAGTACTATGAAGAAATGCTTTTTAATTATATGGACGCTCTTAATACCTTTTATGTCGCCAACACGCGAGCGAAGCAACATCTTTACCTGTCAGCGCCACAGTTTAAGCCTGATGTAGATAAGAAAACGGGAGAAATAAAAGGATATATCGCTAGCAACGAATACATTTCTGATCTTTTAATCGAAGCGCTGACAGCGGATGAGGCGGTTTTTAAACTTGAGAACAATCAGATTAATATCCAAAACATTATTTCTGAAGATAAAAAAAGCAACAAAAAAGACAGCGATTTTATTGCCTTGAATCATTACCCAATTTCAAATGTTTTAGAAAAGGAATGGGAGCACGCGACTAGCCGTAGTATAAACAATATTCTCATGATGGAGAAAGCTGCCCAATATGGTGTGCTAGCCCATGAAATTATTTCAGAGGCCGCTCAAGAAGAAGATATCGATCGACTCGTAGACAAGTTTATACAAGAAGGTATTCTACCAATAAGCGATAAAGAAGCCTTACTTCTTGAGATTCACGAAGTCTGGAATCAACCATTAATCAACTCTTGGCTAAAGGGAGACTATAAAATCTGGAATGAAGCAAGTATCCTAACAGCAGAAGGAGAAACAATACGTCCAGATAAAGTTTTTACTAGCCCAACAAGTACCATTGTGTTAGATTTTAAATTTACACAAGGCGACTACGTAGGCCACAAAGCCCAAGTGGACAAATACATGAAGGCTATTCGTAATGTTGGTTATGAAAATGTCAAAGGTTACCTATACTACGCCAAATCAAAAGAATTAGTCGAAGTAATTTAA
- a CDS encoding RagB/SusD family nutrient uptake outer membrane protein: MKKLLFLLSATALISSCEIDRLPKGSMDTDGVAENPQALITGAYAQLKAWSDPMHRAGEYAGDNMMIRGSSTDAFYEFISFSRTPNNYRLSNFWDYSYKAIAQASNAMKFLKEGESVDVDNQIGECYFIRGLMYFYLVRAYGRPYYQSPETNLGLPIVNGTPEDPLGDLNFPDRATVKETYEQIIADLTKAETLLTLGKGNIYATKESAQAILSRVYLYMSGTYEKPNTQYAKLSAEYADKVINSGKFNLLSRAEFMRYNTFTPENNKETIFAVKRVASEFSGSDHYYGVGGMYANIGGQGWGEMYASAKYIDLLNETGRNDWRPDNQNIVDARAAFIEPTYDQNGGKYTEVFRYIKQDSETSKNYMQDTIIRSGSTLIAKEVTTVNKKPIVDRYTMTPVDASQGIYSIKHKDGRTYTGVLDYYISLNRAYPQFYIVKASREGENSHLHSPVITRLGEVYLNRAEANAKQGKYAEALADLNRIRTRSIEKGAYTSLSAANASERIDKERQLELAFQAERSYDVFRNGASLTRDYPGPQEQKAVIAPTDYRVIYYIPQTAIDAYPGQLTQNPTQ; this comes from the coding sequence ATGAAAAAGCTATTATTTTTACTATCAGCAACTGCTTTAATCTCCTCATGCGAGATTGACCGATTGCCTAAAGGTTCCATGGATACAGATGGAGTTGCGGAGAATCCGCAAGCCTTAATTACTGGAGCATATGCACAATTAAAAGCATGGTCGGATCCCATGCACCGCGCTGGTGAATACGCAGGCGACAATATGATGATTCGTGGATCATCTACTGATGCGTTCTATGAATTTATCTCATTCTCACGTACACCAAACAATTATCGCTTATCGAATTTCTGGGATTACAGTTATAAGGCAATCGCGCAAGCGTCAAATGCAATGAAATTTTTGAAAGAAGGTGAAAGTGTTGATGTAGACAATCAAATTGGAGAGTGTTACTTCATTCGTGGATTAATGTACTTCTACTTAGTGCGTGCTTATGGACGTCCATATTATCAAAGCCCTGAGACAAACTTAGGATTACCAATCGTGAACGGGACTCCCGAGGATCCACTAGGTGATTTGAATTTCCCAGACCGCGCTACGGTAAAAGAAACCTATGAGCAAATCATTGCAGACCTAACAAAAGCGGAAACCTTGTTAACATTAGGCAAAGGAAATATCTACGCTACGAAAGAAAGTGCACAAGCAATTCTTTCACGTGTATACTTATACATGAGCGGAACATATGAAAAACCTAACACGCAATACGCTAAATTATCTGCTGAATACGCCGATAAAGTGATTAACTCCGGAAAATTCAATCTTCTATCACGTGCCGAATTCATGCGTTACAATACCTTTACTCCAGAGAACAACAAAGAGACAATATTCGCAGTTAAACGCGTAGCGTCAGAATTCTCAGGTAGTGATCACTACTATGGTGTTGGAGGGATGTATGCGAACATTGGTGGACAAGGTTGGGGTGAAATGTATGCTAGTGCAAAATACATAGATTTGTTAAACGAAACAGGAAGAAATGACTGGAGACCGGACAACCAAAATATAGTAGATGCGCGTGCGGCATTCATAGAGCCTACCTACGATCAAAATGGCGGAAAGTATACCGAAGTATTCCGTTATATAAAACAAGATAGCGAGACCTCTAAAAACTATATGCAGGACACGATTATTCGTAGCGGAAGCACTTTGATAGCAAAAGAGGTAACAACGGTGAATAAAAAACCTATTGTTGACCGCTATACTATGACCCCTGTAGACGCTTCACAAGGAATCTATTCAATCAAACATAAAGATGGAAGAACTTACACAGGTGTTTTAGATTACTACATTTCGCTGAACCGTGCATATCCACAATTCTACATTGTTAAAGCTTCTCGCGAAGGAGAAAACTCTCACTTACATTCTCCAGTAATTACTCGTTTGGGTGAAGTTTATTTAAACCGCGCGGAAGCAAATGCTAAACAAGGTAAATATGCTGAGGCACTAGCTGATTTAAATAGAATTCGCACACGCTCCATTGAAAAAGGAGCATATACCAGCTTAAGTGCTGCGAATGCGAGTGAAAGAATTGATAAAGAACGTCAGTTAGAGTTAGCATTCCAAGCAGAACGTAGTTATGATGTATTCCGTAACGGAGCTTCTTTAACACGTGATTACCCAGGTCCACAAGAACAGAAAGCTGTGATTGCACCTACTGATTACCGTGTAATTTATTACATTCCTCAAACGGCGATCGATGCATACCCTGGTCAATTAACTCAAAATCCTACACAGTAG
- a CDS encoding 30S ribosomal protein S16, which produces MATKIRLQRHGKKGKPFYHVVVADARAPRDGKFIERIGSYNPNTNPATIILDFDRALNWVNNGAQPTDTARAILSYKGVLYKKHLQGGVKKGAFDEAKAEELFAAWTEGNDAKIEGKKSGLAQSKDAVKKAALAAEAKKKEDKAAAIAAKNAPVEEAAAEEAIEEAAAEENTEETEG; this is translated from the coding sequence ATGGCAACTAAAATCAGATTGCAGAGACACGGTAAAAAAGGAAAACCTTTTTACCATGTAGTAGTAGCAGATGCACGTGCTCCACGTGATGGTAAATTTATTGAGCGTATCGGTTCTTATAACCCGAACACTAACCCAGCAACTATCATCTTAGATTTCGATAGAGCATTAAATTGGGTGAACAATGGTGCACAACCTACTGACACAGCTCGCGCTATCCTTTCTTACAAAGGTGTTCTTTACAAAAAACACTTACAAGGTGGTGTGAAAAAAGGTGCTTTCGATGAGGCTAAAGCAGAAGAATTATTCGCTGCTTGGACTGAAGGAAACGACGCGAAAATCGAAGGTAAAAAATCTGGCTTAGCACAATCTAAAGATGCAGTTAAAAAAGCTGCATTAGCTGCTGAAGCTAAGAAAAAAGAAGACAAAGCTGCTGCTATCGCTGCTAAAAATGCTCCAGTTGAAGAAGCTGCTGCAGAAGAAGCTATCGAAGAAGCTGCTGCTGAAGAAAACACAGAAGAAACAGAAGGTTAA